CCTGATAGTACAGGGTGCCATAGAAGAGCTCGCCGCGAGCCACTAAAGCCATTGGTGTTGTGTTGGTCTCACAATCACAGTTATAGTAAATTGTAAATAGTGTAAATAGGAAACAAACACATTGGAGTAGCTTTTTGTTCAGTTACAGAACATGACACTAGCTTAGCTAGGAGTGGACTGGAGaggagaacaacaacaacagtcAAACACACGCATGCAGGAGCATGGTACTGATCGAGATGAACTCTAGAGACATCTGAGAAAATAACAAGGAACACTAGCTTAGGAGTGGAAGTAAACACAGGGACGACGATGGACTCCCTCCATAGTCCATATAGAAGCAACTGCGAACTGCATCAAACATCTTAGCCGTCTTCTCCGATGGCGAGCATGGCATCGATCAACTGtaaggataaaaaaaataaagaaataataaGGAGCAGTAGGAGTAAGAACTCTAATAAACATGTAAAGGGACGAGCAGGAGGAATAGTCTCCCTCTGTTTATAAGCAACTGCATCAAAATTCAAacctcctcttcgtcgtctTCTACGATGGCGCTGGCCATGGAAATCCCAGCACTGGTGAATCGATTTCCCAGATGGAAAGCGCTAGCaattccttctccttctccatctccatctccaccagCTGGAAGCTCTACGTCCGTCCCCTGCATCCTCTCCGCCAAGGTTTCCATCCCCATGTGCGACCACAGGAGCCACACGAAGGTTAGCAACTCCCCACCGGTACCCAGACTCTTGGCGTGCAGGTACCCTCGGCACCTGCTGGCAGAGAAGCAGAGCATCTCCACCCACACGCCTTGGATCACCTCCCACATCTCCTTCTCGTTGGGTATAGCCAACAATGCTTCAGCGAGATCCCAGGCATCATGGACGAAAGACCCCCCTCCTGGTGACTCCTTGACCTTGGTGATTATTTTCTGTGCAATTGCTCTTTCCGCCACAGGTTGTTGCTGCAGCTCTTGGTCCTCGAGGATCTCCTTGAGCTGGCCGTAGGCCACTAAGAACAGATTCCTCCTTGTGCCGGCCATTAGCATCTCTGGTTTTGCAAACAGCAGGTACATCATGTAGTTGGACATTTCCCTGCACCACCCGGTGGCAATTGTGCAGCAGGTTTCCTTACTTTTCCATGAAATTTCAGAGGCACCGAAACTTTCAAGTATGGATTTTGTAAATGAAACAGCAAATTCAGCAATGATGGACATTTTCCTGTATTGAACGGTGGCCTCATCTCCATCAGGTGATGCGCCCTTGCTATAAAAGCACAAGTCTGTTGCGATGTGCCAGAGAAGGACACTCTCGTCAAATGATCTCTTGATGCTCGATTCTAGGACTTTGCTGCATTCCATCTGCTGAATAGTCAATTGGCCCCTGAGATTGTTGAACCTTGTGTAGTCGGCAGCATTTCGTATGTGTTGCTTCCACCAA
This is a stretch of genomic DNA from Brachypodium distachyon strain Bd21 chromosome 1, Brachypodium_distachyon_v3.0, whole genome shotgun sequence. It encodes these proteins:
- the LOC112269997 gene encoding uncharacterized protein LOC112269997: MSNYMMYLLFAKPEMLMAGTRRNLFLVAYGQLKEILEDQELQQQPVAERAIAQKIITKVKESPGGGSFVHDAWDLAEALLAIPNEKEMWEVIQGVWVEMLCFSASRCRGYLHAKSLGTGGELLTFVWLLWSHMGMETLAERMQGTDVELPAGGDGDGEGEGIASAFHLGNRFTSAGISMASAIVEDDEEELIDAMLAIGEDG